From Paludisphaera rhizosphaerae, the proteins below share one genomic window:
- a CDS encoding DUF1501 domain-containing protein encodes MSRSHDAPLGRHLLDRRGFLSHMATGVGGIALSAMLAEKGLLAAEPPGGPLAPRAPHFAAKAKRVVHIYCTGAVSHLDTWDYKPELIKRHGQPMPGSEKLVTFQGENGALSKSPWEFKPRGETGKYVSELIPHLAERTDDLCFIHSLTSKTNTHGPGEMFMSTGFTLEGFPSIGAWVSYALGTDDQDLPAYVAIPDPRGDPQQGPANWTNGFLPAVFQGTSFNADKPIRHLARPANVSPYDDRAVRDMIRILNDEHLARNPGDDELSARIAAYELAARMQLSAPEVGDLSRESPAVRSLYGLDDPNPLLAGFGRNCLLARRLIERGVRFVTLFNGAFAMGEGALNWDGHRRIKSDYDRHGPILDKPAAALLIDLKERGLLDDTLVVWSTEFGRMPTFQKGTEGRDHNPKGFTAWLAGAGVKRGFSYGATDPFGHQAVENVVDVHDFHATILHLLGLDHERLTYYNNGAQRRLTDVHGHVIREVLA; translated from the coding sequence ATGGCGACGGGCGTGGGCGGCATCGCCCTCAGCGCCATGCTCGCCGAAAAAGGCCTGCTCGCCGCCGAGCCTCCGGGCGGTCCTCTGGCTCCCCGCGCTCCCCACTTCGCCGCGAAGGCGAAGCGCGTCGTCCACATCTACTGCACGGGGGCCGTCAGCCACCTGGACACCTGGGACTACAAGCCCGAGCTGATCAAGCGTCACGGCCAGCCGATGCCTGGCTCCGAAAAGCTGGTGACGTTCCAGGGGGAAAACGGAGCGCTGTCGAAGAGCCCCTGGGAGTTCAAGCCTCGCGGCGAGACGGGGAAGTACGTTTCCGAGTTGATCCCCCACCTGGCGGAGCGGACCGACGACCTCTGCTTCATCCACTCGCTGACCTCGAAGACGAACACTCACGGCCCCGGCGAGATGTTCATGTCGACCGGCTTCACGCTGGAAGGCTTCCCGAGCATCGGCGCCTGGGTCAGCTATGCGCTCGGGACCGACGATCAGGACCTGCCGGCGTACGTCGCCATCCCGGATCCTCGCGGCGACCCGCAGCAGGGCCCGGCCAACTGGACCAACGGCTTCCTGCCGGCCGTCTTTCAGGGGACCTCGTTCAACGCCGACAAGCCGATCCGCCACCTCGCCCGGCCCGCGAACGTCTCCCCTTACGACGACCGCGCCGTCCGCGACATGATCCGGATCCTGAACGACGAGCATCTGGCCCGGAACCCCGGCGACGACGAGCTATCGGCCCGGATCGCCGCGTACGAGCTGGCGGCCCGGATGCAGCTCAGCGCCCCGGAGGTCGGCGACCTCTCGCGCGAGAGCCCGGCGGTGCGTTCGCTCTACGGGCTCGACGACCCCAACCCCCTGCTGGCGGGCTTCGGCCGCAACTGCCTGCTGGCGAGGCGGCTGATCGAGCGGGGCGTTCGGTTCGTCACCCTCTTCAACGGGGCGTTCGCCATGGGCGAAGGCGCGCTGAACTGGGACGGACACCGTCGGATCAAGTCGGACTACGACCGCCACGGGCCGATCCTGGACAAGCCGGCCGCCGCCCTGTTGATCGACCTGAAGGAACGTGGTCTGCTCGACGACACGCTGGTCGTCTGGTCGACCGAGTTCGGCCGAATGCCCACGTTCCAGAAGGGGACCGAGGGTCGCGACCACAACCCCAAGGGCTTCACCGCCTGGCTCGCCGGAGCGGGGGTCAAGCGGGGGTTCAGCTACGGCGCCACCGACCCCTTCGGCCACCAGGCCGTCGAGAACGTCGTCGACGTCCACGACTTCCACGCCACAATCCTCCACCTGCTCGGTCTGGACCACGAACGTCTCACCTACTACAACAACGGGGCCCAGCGCCGGCTGACCGACGTCCACGGCCACGTGATCCGCGAAGTCCTGGCCTAA
- a CDS encoding SMP-30/gluconolactonase/LRE family protein, with product MSASVLALLLALPSALGGQQGDDPSAVVEPLETVEKLWGDGTFTEGGAAAADGSILFSDIGDRIMRFHPDTGETTVFREPSHRANGMIFDAKGRLIVAEGANTGGGRRISITSPDGECRTLADRFEGKRFNSPNDVTVDRKGRVYFSDPRYVGEERRELEFEGVFRVDPDGRIAKLETTATKPNGLTLSPDGKTLYVADNGPERRALIAVDLDEKGNASNPRVIHDFKADAGIDGMTMTTDGRVVAATPRGVAVFAPDGHRLALIPTPEAAANVEFGGDDHRTLYILAGSSIYRIPTNMTGFHVSPK from the coding sequence ATGTCCGCGTCCGTCCTCGCCTTGCTGCTCGCGCTGCCCTCGGCCCTGGGAGGCCAGCAGGGCGACGACCCGTCCGCCGTCGTCGAGCCGCTGGAGACGGTCGAGAAGCTCTGGGGAGACGGGACCTTCACCGAGGGAGGAGCCGCCGCGGCCGACGGCTCGATCCTCTTCTCCGACATCGGCGACCGGATCATGCGGTTCCATCCGGACACCGGCGAAACGACCGTCTTCCGCGAGCCCAGCCACCGGGCGAACGGCATGATCTTCGACGCCAAGGGCCGGCTTATCGTCGCCGAGGGCGCCAACACCGGCGGCGGACGTCGCATCTCAATCACCAGCCCCGACGGCGAGTGCCGAACCCTGGCCGACCGGTTCGAGGGCAAGCGGTTCAACAGCCCCAATGACGTGACCGTCGACCGCAAGGGTCGGGTTTACTTCTCCGACCCCCGCTACGTCGGAGAAGAACGACGCGAACTGGAGTTCGAGGGCGTCTTCCGCGTCGACCCCGACGGCCGGATCGCCAAGCTGGAGACGACCGCGACGAAGCCCAACGGCCTGACGCTCAGCCCCGACGGCAAGACCTTGTACGTCGCCGACAACGGCCCCGAGCGCCGCGCCCTCATCGCGGTCGACCTCGACGAAAAGGGGAACGCCTCTAACCCCCGGGTCATCCACGACTTCAAGGCCGATGCAGGCATCGACGGCATGACGATGACGACCGACGGCCGGGTCGTCGCCGCCACCCCGAGGGGAGTGGCTGTCTTCGCCCCCGACGGCCACCGACTCGCCCTGATCCCAACGCCAGAGGCCGCCGCCAACGTCGAATTCGGCGGCGACGACCACCGCACCCTCTACATCCTGGCCGGTTCCAGCATCTATCGCATTCCCACCAACATGACGGGCTTCCACGTCTCGCCGAAGTGA
- a CDS encoding class I SAM-dependent methyltransferase — MTGPALNADLISFLRSPRSRSPMHVEGDELVSDDGAERYPILKNVPRLAGDPYVGSFGRQWNRYEVVRPEEDEATFEAKTGVPPSDMAGKLVLDAGCGGGRYARLLGEHGANVLGVDLSSAVDKAAEMCAGLPNVQIVQGDLLDPPVVEDAFDLVFSIGVLHHSPDPRRAFAAIARRVKPGGRLAVWLYRKNIAPQEWINSGVRAVTTRLPARVLEPLCVGLGAVGSVPILNRTLNKLVNFSAHPDWTLRVCDNFDWWAPAYQSHHSLAELRSWFEEEGFEDLVELRPMKSGRLYDWTYDHDLIIGSGVNVAGRRKV; from the coding sequence ATGACCGGACCCGCCCTTAACGCCGACCTGATCAGCTTCCTGCGCTCTCCCCGTTCCCGGTCGCCGATGCACGTCGAGGGGGACGAGCTGGTCTCGGACGATGGAGCCGAACGCTATCCGATCCTGAAGAACGTCCCTCGGCTGGCGGGTGATCCCTATGTCGGCAGCTTCGGCCGGCAGTGGAACCGGTATGAGGTCGTCCGGCCCGAGGAGGACGAGGCCACCTTCGAGGCCAAGACGGGCGTTCCGCCGAGCGACATGGCGGGCAAGCTCGTGCTCGACGCGGGCTGCGGCGGCGGCCGGTATGCTCGGCTGCTGGGCGAACACGGAGCGAATGTACTGGGGGTCGACCTCAGCAGCGCCGTCGACAAGGCGGCTGAGATGTGCGCCGGCCTGCCCAACGTCCAGATCGTCCAGGGGGACCTGCTTGACCCGCCTGTCGTCGAGGACGCCTTTGACCTCGTCTTCTCGATCGGCGTCCTTCACCACTCCCCCGACCCTCGTCGGGCCTTCGCGGCGATTGCGCGGCGGGTCAAGCCGGGGGGCCGGCTGGCGGTCTGGCTCTACCGCAAGAACATCGCGCCGCAGGAGTGGATCAACTCGGGAGTTCGGGCCGTCACCACGAGGCTCCCCGCGCGAGTGCTGGAACCGCTGTGCGTCGGCCTGGGGGCGGTCGGCAGCGTCCCCATCCTGAACCGGACGCTGAACAAGCTCGTCAACTTCTCCGCCCACCCCGACTGGACCCTTCGCGTCTGCGACAACTTCGACTGGTGGGCGCCGGCCTATCAGTCCCACCACAGCCTCGCCGAGCTTCGCTCATGGTTCGAGGAAGAAGGCTTCGAGGACCTCGTCGAACTTCGCCCCATGAAGTCGGGGCGACTCTACGATTGGACCTACGACCACGACCTCATCATCGGCTCGGGGGTGAACGTCGCGGGACGACGGAAGGTGTGA
- the tilS gene encoding tRNA lysidine(34) synthetase TilS, whose amino-acid sequence MGSDPSHDHTGPPAWLEAVRRRIAGWLGEGLGPVWVVAVSGGGDSVGLLRTLHGLRNEFGLSLSVAHLNHGVRGESAREDALFVADLSGSLGLPFDLGSWAPTRTGHFEADARAARHAWLAGIAKERGAAAVAVGHTRDDQAETILHRIVRGTGPRGLAGIPARRPLAPGVTLVRPLLDVSRREIHDELTRLGQNFREDATNADVSHTRARIRHDLIPKLEADYNPQVAAALARLGGLAASEQRLLDSLLAPVIAGLVRKSSPSEIVFERRCEEWRNPLLAREIVRRAWQKAGWPERSMTAQRWRRLAEAVAAGVPAEHLGEGASLRVEADTLILDRSNRSRPLIDDWYALEAPGSITIPWAHGDLIAIDEQDEDFDEVVDRDQIHFPLTVRTALPGERFDPLGMDGRRQRVVEFLRLRHVPREHRATFPVVADRKGIIWVVGHRIAERVRTRETTRRRLGLRWLPHGPV is encoded by the coding sequence ATGGGAAGCGATCCGAGTCATGATCATACCGGCCCCCCCGCATGGCTGGAAGCCGTCCGCCGCCGCATCGCCGGCTGGCTGGGAGAGGGACTCGGCCCCGTCTGGGTCGTCGCCGTATCGGGCGGCGGCGACAGCGTCGGACTCTTGCGGACGCTCCACGGCCTGAGAAACGAGTTCGGCCTGAGCTTGAGCGTCGCCCACCTGAACCACGGCGTCCGCGGCGAATCGGCCCGTGAGGACGCCCTGTTCGTCGCCGATCTGTCCGGCTCGCTCGGTCTGCCGTTCGACCTCGGCTCATGGGCCCCGACCCGCACCGGCCACTTCGAAGCCGACGCCCGCGCCGCGAGGCACGCGTGGCTGGCCGGCATCGCGAAAGAGCGAGGCGCAGCAGCCGTTGCGGTCGGCCACACTCGCGACGACCAGGCGGAGACGATCCTTCACCGGATCGTCCGCGGGACCGGCCCGCGCGGACTCGCCGGCATTCCCGCCAGACGCCCACTCGCGCCGGGCGTGACGCTCGTTCGGCCCTTGCTCGACGTGTCCCGTCGCGAAATCCACGACGAACTTACCAGGCTCGGCCAGAACTTCCGCGAGGACGCGACGAACGCCGACGTGAGCCACACTCGCGCCCGGATCCGGCACGACCTGATCCCGAAGTTGGAGGCCGACTACAACCCCCAGGTCGCCGCCGCCCTCGCCCGCCTGGGAGGGTTGGCGGCGTCCGAGCAAAGGCTGCTCGACTCACTCCTCGCCCCAGTCATCGCGGGGTTGGTCCGCAAATCCAGCCCGTCCGAGATCGTGTTTGAGCGTCGTTGCGAGGAGTGGCGAAATCCACTCCTCGCCAGGGAGATCGTGCGCCGAGCCTGGCAGAAGGCCGGCTGGCCTGAGCGCTCGATGACCGCCCAACGTTGGCGAAGACTCGCCGAAGCCGTGGCCGCGGGCGTCCCCGCCGAGCACCTCGGCGAGGGCGCCTCGCTCCGCGTCGAGGCTGACACGCTGATCCTGGATCGCTCGAATCGGTCGAGGCCGCTCATCGACGACTGGTATGCGTTGGAGGCGCCGGGCTCGATCACCATTCCCTGGGCGCACGGAGACCTCATCGCGATCGACGAGCAGGACGAGGACTTCGACGAAGTCGTCGATCGTGATCAGATTCATTTCCCGCTGACCGTCCGCACGGCCTTGCCTGGGGAGCGGTTCGATCCGCTGGGCATGGACGGGCGGCGGCAGAGGGTTGTGGAGTTTCTGCGCCTTCGTCACGTGCCGCGTGAGCATCGAGCGACGTTCCCCGTCGTCGCCGATCGCAAGGGGATCATCTGGGTCGTCGGCCACCGGATCGCCGAACGGGTGCGGACGCGGGAAACGACCCGCCGAAGACTCGGCCTGCGGTGGCTTCCCCACGGCCCCGTCTGA
- a CDS encoding ArnT family glycosyltransferase — protein MPRTSGAADWLGRITGRPLALAVEVGFLLRIIAADLVEWRVQQAGSNRVCLLPDAEYYWKLAQTIREGDLFQIIDFGDIPHFALRTPGYPLFLAVCRAVTGDRPIGARLIQAALGAACVWLVFRLCRATLGDNEWGRAPLIAAAITAVHPYFIVMSALLLSEALFTPLLLAFLWTLAVIWNRETVRPILVPAIGAGALAGAAVLTRPSCLLFFPAAFAAWLLSRAFARKTLQPAFIASLAASAAFAAVMAPWWIRNHRIYGEFVPTALWMGASLYDGLNPSATGASDMRFLEAPDIWPLDERDQDDLLRRRAFAFARENPLRTLELAVVKLGRYWSPWPNAEGVRSVWLTLAAGLAMTPLLGLTAFGLWSLRGDARAWVLLAGPILYFALLHTVFVSSMRYRTPGEVPAMGLTAVGLLHLAGARPPKAQTA, from the coding sequence ATGCCGAGGACGTCAGGCGCCGCCGATTGGCTCGGGAGAATAACAGGTCGTCCGCTGGCCCTGGCCGTCGAGGTCGGGTTCCTGCTGCGAATCATCGCGGCGGACCTGGTGGAATGGCGCGTCCAGCAGGCCGGTTCCAACCGCGTCTGCCTGCTACCGGACGCCGAATACTACTGGAAGCTCGCCCAGACGATCCGCGAGGGCGACCTGTTCCAGATCATCGATTTTGGCGACATCCCCCATTTCGCCCTGCGTACACCCGGCTACCCCTTGTTCCTCGCCGTCTGCCGGGCCGTGACCGGCGATCGACCGATCGGCGCTCGACTGATCCAAGCGGCACTCGGAGCGGCATGCGTCTGGCTGGTGTTCCGCCTGTGCCGCGCGACGCTCGGCGATAACGAGTGGGGCCGGGCCCCGTTGATCGCAGCCGCGATCACGGCGGTCCATCCGTATTTCATCGTCATGTCTGCGCTGCTGCTGTCCGAGGCTCTGTTCACTCCTCTGCTCCTGGCGTTCCTCTGGACGCTCGCGGTGATCTGGAACCGCGAGACCGTCCGGCCGATCCTCGTTCCGGCGATCGGAGCCGGGGCTCTCGCCGGCGCAGCAGTGTTGACTCGCCCCTCGTGCCTGCTTTTCTTTCCGGCGGCTTTCGCGGCGTGGCTGCTGTCCCGGGCGTTCGCGAGGAAGACGTTGCAGCCAGCGTTCATCGCATCGCTTGCTGCTTCGGCGGCGTTCGCGGCGGTGATGGCGCCCTGGTGGATCCGCAACCATCGGATCTACGGCGAGTTCGTCCCGACGGCCCTCTGGATGGGAGCGAGCCTCTACGACGGCCTGAACCCATCCGCGACCGGCGCCAGCGACATGCGATTCCTCGAAGCCCCCGACATCTGGCCGCTCGACGAACGCGACCAGGACGACCTGCTCAGACGACGGGCGTTCGCGTTCGCCCGCGAAAACCCGTTGCGGACGCTGGAGTTGGCTGTGGTGAAGCTCGGCCGTTACTGGAGCCCCTGGCCGAACGCGGAGGGCGTCCGTTCGGTCTGGCTGACTCTGGCGGCCGGGCTGGCGATGACGCCCCTGCTCGGGCTGACCGCGTTCGGCCTCTGGTCGCTCCGGGGCGATGCTCGCGCGTGGGTTCTATTGGCTGGGCCGATCCTGTACTTCGCCCTGCTCCACACGGTGTTCGTCAGCTCGATGCGATATCGGACGCCCGGCGAGGTCCCGGCGATGGGTCTGACGGCCGTGGGCCTTTTGCATCTCGCCGGGGCGCGGCCGCCGAAAGCTCAGACGGCCTGA
- a CDS encoding AsmA family protein: MGFWRRLVKFMLWSAIVGLTLTTAAVWFAYAFVTDGDTVARLIRAELRLFFPRAQLEFGRIDFRPLRGKATLKQVSTLQHVDGQPFETASISWMEVRFDPWRLLHGEAEPSEVVVIQPKLRIRRKKDGGWNLMDLPARPWPTAVIENPPPVEVKNGTVEMILDPESDTPTPTAILREVSVRVKPAAGGRLHFEGTAKGDLFATAVVSGSIDPATGDLDLSGGLYGLTISDTLHRRLPPEVAAAYDAMALESGVVDVDLKSLAFRPNAAPQSQLTYDVEAQIRGGVCACPSLPFPINELSARLKVHDGDVTIVHADGANGTSRFRASGTIGRGDPLSAPLKLQISATDLDLDQRLREKTPPQFDELWDVFKPVGRVDVLADVSRSGSGPVALAASVNLRGVSALYRHFKYPLKNLTGKLVLQGRRLTVDVKGPVGDKPARLMGTVDNPGPDAVVDLAVAAEALPIDAAFLDALPPDVRRQVDAFRPSGSVSGKARIRRVPLAGPPPVKPEGWLAIDADLDLDPRLCQITWAGMPYPIRDLSGRLSLHPDLWIFENLCGRNGQAVIRGSGRVERIPGPDLPNGDPPLRIAMKIDAQNLPFNTELRDALQPAWRKSWSIINPRGASNVAARITVETDKPTKDDIQVDIAPLAESSIALVIPKSPEPGVEPGATIELAMQDVLGTFKFVNGRVYMSDVRFKFHGADVEFPAGEVQVEDSGRFELSVKDLWVRNLLFSAGLRRVMPSLMAQFAIRLDDGHAFSARGNIDIGWNGEPGTPAWCRWQNTGVVLMDNKLKAGIPLEHVNGKLKDVWGWSDGRSLEVHGILDIDSVFFADLQLSQLQGPLTIKDGVAELKSLRGSLLGGVVYGNGRLSLSDAPSYAGSVQLSGAQLQEYAKSVPGRQSYRGLLNAEATFSGQGSDVRTIQGRGEAHVVDGDIGELPFVLRYLRGFNNFLRTPKTSGRTMFDSADLVFRIDSGNTHFQEIKLTGDAVSLRGTGTRDPSDKIDLTFDVAYGRNNFDVPILREATGLLGKVKVSGTLSSPQYNLVPLPVFGSFRRQ; encoded by the coding sequence ATGGGGTTCTGGCGGCGACTGGTGAAATTCATGCTCTGGAGTGCGATCGTCGGCCTAACGCTGACGACGGCCGCGGTCTGGTTCGCCTACGCCTTCGTCACCGACGGCGATACGGTCGCGCGGCTGATCCGGGCTGAGTTGCGGCTGTTCTTCCCCCGCGCCCAGTTGGAGTTCGGCAGGATTGACTTCCGCCCGCTTCGTGGCAAGGCGACCCTCAAACAGGTGTCGACCCTGCAACACGTCGACGGCCAGCCCTTCGAAACGGCCTCGATCTCCTGGATGGAAGTGCGGTTCGATCCCTGGCGGTTGCTCCACGGCGAAGCCGAGCCCTCCGAGGTGGTCGTCATCCAGCCGAAGCTGCGGATACGACGTAAGAAGGACGGCGGTTGGAACCTGATGGACCTTCCCGCACGTCCCTGGCCGACGGCCGTCATCGAGAACCCGCCCCCCGTAGAGGTCAAGAACGGCACCGTCGAGATGATCCTCGACCCCGAGTCCGACACCCCCACGCCGACGGCGATCCTCCGCGAGGTCTCCGTACGGGTCAAACCGGCCGCAGGCGGTCGGCTCCACTTTGAGGGCACGGCCAAGGGCGATCTGTTCGCCACGGCCGTCGTCAGTGGATCCATCGACCCGGCGACCGGCGACCTTGACCTGTCCGGCGGCCTCTACGGTTTGACGATCTCCGACACCCTGCACCGCCGTCTGCCACCTGAGGTCGCCGCCGCCTACGACGCGATGGCGCTCGAGTCAGGCGTCGTCGACGTCGACCTGAAATCCCTGGCCTTCCGCCCCAACGCCGCGCCTCAGTCCCAGTTGACGTACGACGTGGAGGCCCAGATCCGCGGCGGCGTCTGCGCCTGTCCGTCTCTCCCCTTCCCGATCAATGAGCTGTCCGCAAGGCTGAAAGTCCACGACGGCGACGTCACCATCGTCCACGCCGACGGCGCCAACGGTACGTCTCGCTTCCGCGCCTCGGGGACGATCGGTCGAGGCGACCCGCTCTCAGCGCCCCTCAAGCTCCAGATCAGCGCGACCGACCTGGACCTGGACCAACGGCTGCGGGAGAAGACTCCCCCTCAGTTCGATGAGCTCTGGGACGTGTTCAAGCCGGTCGGCCGCGTCGACGTGCTGGCGGATGTCTCACGCTCCGGGAGCGGGCCGGTCGCGCTGGCGGCGTCAGTGAACCTCCGGGGCGTCTCAGCCCTTTACCGCCACTTCAAATACCCGTTGAAGAACCTCACGGGAAAACTCGTGCTGCAGGGTCGACGGCTGACCGTCGACGTCAAGGGGCCGGTCGGCGACAAACCGGCGCGGCTGATGGGGACGGTTGACAACCCCGGCCCGGACGCCGTGGTCGACCTGGCCGTCGCGGCCGAGGCCCTTCCGATCGACGCCGCATTTCTCGACGCTCTCCCCCCCGACGTCCGCCGACAGGTCGACGCGTTCAGGCCGTCCGGCTCGGTCTCGGGCAAGGCGAGGATCCGGCGGGTTCCCCTCGCCGGTCCGCCTCCGGTGAAACCCGAAGGTTGGCTGGCCATCGACGCCGACCTCGATCTCGACCCCCGCCTCTGTCAGATCACCTGGGCCGGCATGCCATACCCGATCCGGGACCTCTCCGGACGGCTCAGCCTCCACCCCGACCTCTGGATCTTCGAGAATCTGTGCGGCCGCAACGGCCAGGCCGTCATCAGGGGTTCCGGACGCGTCGAGCGGATCCCCGGCCCCGACCTACCCAACGGCGACCCTCCGTTGCGGATCGCCATGAAGATCGACGCCCAGAACCTCCCGTTCAACACTGAGCTGCGCGACGCCTTGCAGCCGGCCTGGCGGAAGTCCTGGTCGATCATCAACCCCCGAGGCGCCAGCAACGTCGCCGCCAGAATCACCGTCGAAACCGACAAGCCGACCAAGGACGACATCCAAGTCGACATCGCCCCGCTGGCCGAGTCGAGCATCGCCCTGGTCATCCCCAAATCGCCGGAGCCAGGGGTTGAGCCCGGCGCGACGATCGAGCTGGCGATGCAGGACGTCCTCGGCACATTCAAGTTCGTGAACGGCCGGGTTTATATGAGCGACGTTCGGTTCAAGTTCCACGGCGCCGACGTGGAGTTCCCGGCGGGAGAGGTGCAAGTCGAGGACAGCGGACGGTTCGAGCTGTCGGTCAAGGATCTGTGGGTCCGCAATCTCCTCTTCAGCGCCGGCCTGCGTCGGGTCATGCCCTCGCTCATGGCCCAGTTCGCCATCAGGCTGGACGACGGCCACGCCTTCTCGGCGCGCGGGAACATCGACATCGGCTGGAACGGCGAGCCGGGGACGCCCGCCTGGTGCCGGTGGCAGAACACCGGCGTCGTCCTGATGGACAACAAGCTCAAGGCCGGGATCCCGCTGGAGCACGTCAACGGCAAGCTCAAGGACGTCTGGGGGTGGTCGGACGGCCGCTCCCTGGAAGTCCACGGGATCCTGGATATCGACAGCGTGTTCTTCGCCGATCTTCAGCTCAGTCAGCTTCAGGGGCCGTTGACGATCAAGGACGGCGTCGCCGAACTCAAGAGCCTGAGAGGCTCCCTGCTAGGGGGAGTGGTCTACGGCAACGGCCGGCTCAGCCTGTCCGACGCCCCCAGCTATGCGGGCTCGGTTCAACTCTCTGGAGCGCAGCTTCAGGAATACGCCAAGAGCGTCCCGGGCCGGCAGTCGTACCGGGGTCTGCTCAACGCCGAGGCGACGTTCAGCGGCCAGGGCTCCGACGTCCGAACGATCCAGGGCCGAGGCGAAGCCCACGTCGTCGACGGCGACATCGGCGAGTTGCCGTTCGTTCTTCGCTACCTCCGAGGTTTCAACAACTTCCTGAGAACTCCCAAGACGTCCGGCCGCACGATGTTCGACTCCGCCGACCTCGTCTTCCGGATCGACAGCGGCAACACCCACTTTCAGGAGATCAAGCTGACCGGCGACGCCGTCAGCCTGAGGGGGACCGGAACCCGCGACCCGTCGGACAAGATCGACCTGACGTTCGACGTCGCCTACGGTCGCAACAACTTCGACGTCCCCATCCTCAGGGAAGCGACCGGCCTGCTGGGGAAGGTCAAGGTTTCGGGGACGCTGTCGTCGCCGCAGTACAATCTGGTACCCCTTCCCGTCTTCGGGTCCTTCCGACGTCAGTGA
- a CDS encoding HAF repeat-containing protein codes for MRTSRTVSTWIIAALTFAGTTAAEEPATPKKLSVVTPMKEGLNVTGMNGRGDVVGFHWEPENGNPDILYEAPFFARGEDVVRLPLLKGYTSTFPAAVSDDGVVVGRASKPAPPNTYVFLRNQAFVWTAEKGIQGLGAPAPDGASFATGVSRDGRRITGIGVGDYRLRGVLWERDGDGWKTVVLPEADQLGSNVLAISPDGKRLAAVQKGETSLWTEVEPGQWRREPLSVGKLELLPRGVNDAGMVVGVRHSPDGSIHAVVWTRESGAKALSLPPGFQHGQASAVNNAGAVVGQIDGPHGELPGPRAFVYEAGKLRILDEGGPDFVWATTIDDAGHVSGVLETEEEVHADPPPAAPAKKP; via the coding sequence ATGCGCACCAGCCGGACCGTATCCACCTGGATCATCGCCGCCCTGACGTTCGCGGGGACGACCGCCGCCGAGGAGCCGGCGACGCCGAAGAAGCTGTCCGTCGTCACTCCCATGAAGGAGGGGCTGAACGTCACCGGCATGAACGGCCGGGGCGACGTCGTCGGCTTCCACTGGGAGCCCGAGAACGGCAACCCGGACATCCTCTACGAGGCCCCGTTCTTCGCCCGCGGCGAGGACGTGGTCCGCCTGCCGCTGCTGAAGGGCTATACGTCGACCTTCCCGGCCGCCGTCAGCGACGACGGCGTGGTCGTCGGCCGCGCGAGCAAGCCGGCGCCGCCGAACACCTACGTCTTCCTCCGCAATCAGGCGTTCGTCTGGACGGCCGAGAAGGGGATCCAGGGTCTGGGCGCCCCGGCTCCGGACGGAGCCTCGTTCGCAACGGGCGTCAGCCGAGACGGCCGGCGCATCACCGGGATCGGGGTCGGCGACTACCGTCTGCGCGGGGTTCTCTGGGAGCGCGACGGCGACGGCTGGAAAACCGTCGTTCTGCCCGAGGCCGACCAACTCGGCTCCAACGTCCTGGCCATCAGTCCCGACGGCAAGCGTCTGGCCGCCGTTCAGAAGGGGGAGACCTCGCTCTGGACGGAGGTCGAGCCCGGCCAGTGGCGCCGTGAGCCCCTCTCCGTCGGCAAGCTCGAATTGCTTCCGCGAGGCGTGAACGACGCGGGCATGGTCGTCGGCGTTCGACACTCCCCCGACGGCAGCATCCACGCCGTGGTCTGGACCCGTGAGTCGGGAGCGAAAGCGCTGAGCCTTCCTCCCGGCTTCCAGCACGGTCAGGCGAGCGCCGTGAATAACGCGGGAGCAGTCGTCGGTCAGATCGACGGCCCCCACGGCGAGCTTCCCGGTCCTCGGGCGTTCGTCTATGAGGCGGGCAAGCTTCGCATCCTCGACGAGGGCGGCCCCGACTTCGTCTGGGCCACCACGATTGACGACGCCGGCCACGTCTCCGGCGTGCTGGAGACGGAGGAGGAGGTCCACGCCGATCCGCCCCCCGCCGCCCCCGCGAAAAAGCCCTGA